In the genome of Candidatus Nitrosotenuis sp. DW1, one region contains:
- a CDS encoding type II/IV secretion system ATPase subunit: MIKKYNIEIHTKSLSKISYYAIRDFVYLGRIEPLMRDHMIEEISCDGTHVPLYIWHREFESVPTNVIFENGEELDNFVQKLSYIGGKHASLANPIVDASLPDGSRINMTLGHEITKRGSTFTIRRFRADPITIIDLIKFGTISVHAAAYLWFAVENNSTMLVAGGTASGKTTLLNSLSSFIRPGQKIVSIEDTHELNMLHENWIPAVSRQNFTDGQIGEITQYDLLRAALRQRPDILIVGETRGREAYTLFQAMATGHGGYSSIHADSVEATLTRLVSSPMDVPKALIANTLDIITLQLKMRFKDKSVRRVMQISEIAGLDEKTGEIKTNEIFKWDPNSDRHEFSGNSIVVNKIKERTGISDDQINYELKKRETALEWLTENSIRDHKEVMKNILEFYSNSDRFYESKRLVIES, translated from the coding sequence TTGATAAAAAAATACAACATTGAAATCCATACGAAAAGCCTCTCAAAGATATCATATTACGCCATAAGGGATTTTGTATATCTTGGACGAATAGAACCGCTCATGCGTGATCACATGATTGAGGAAATAAGCTGTGATGGGACTCATGTCCCCCTGTATATCTGGCACAGGGAGTTTGAGTCAGTCCCAACAAACGTGATATTTGAAAACGGGGAAGAACTGGACAACTTTGTCCAAAAGTTATCATATATCGGCGGCAAACACGCCTCACTTGCAAATCCGATCGTTGATGCATCACTCCCTGATGGAAGCAGAATAAATATGACGTTGGGGCACGAGATAACAAAACGGGGAAGCACGTTTACCATTCGTCGATTTAGAGCAGATCCAATTACAATAATTGATTTGATCAAATTTGGGACAATATCAGTACATGCTGCAGCATATCTTTGGTTTGCAGTGGAAAACAACTCTACAATGCTAGTGGCAGGAGGCACAGCTAGCGGAAAAACCACTCTGCTCAACTCATTATCATCATTTATTCGACCTGGCCAGAAAATAGTGAGTATTGAAGATACGCATGAACTTAATATGCTGCACGAAAACTGGATTCCAGCAGTATCTCGCCAGAACTTTACCGATGGTCAAATTGGCGAAATAACTCAGTATGACTTGCTCAGGGCGGCACTAAGACAAAGACCTGACATACTAATTGTAGGAGAAACAAGAGGTCGCGAGGCATACACGCTGTTTCAGGCAATGGCCACAGGGCACGGTGGGTACTCGTCAATTCACGCAGACTCTGTGGAGGCAACGCTAACAAGACTTGTGTCGTCCCCAATGGATGTTCCAAAGGCACTTATTGCAAACACACTAGACATCATAACACTTCAGCTAAAGATGCGATTTAAGGACAAGTCAGTGAGACGAGTCATGCAGATTTCAGAGATTGCAGGGCTAGATGAAAAAACAGGCGAAATAAAGACTAATGAAATATTCAAGTGGGATCCAAACAGCGACAGACATGAATTTTCAGGCAACAGCATTGTAGTGAACAAGATCAAGGAAAGAACAGGCATTAGCGATGATCAAATCAATTACGAATTAAAAAAGCGAGAGACAGCACTTGAGTGGCTTACAGAGAACAGCATAAGAGATCACAAAGAAGTAATGAAAAACATCCTGGAATTTTATTCAAATTCTGATAGGTTCTATGAAAGCAAGAGACTTGTGATTGAAAGTTGA
- a CDS encoding type II secretion system F family protein has translation MKKTRTIQKELSDEIPKIPRIRTEKFRVAVISGIASLLVIIFSILYLSSSTSQITQDVGIIFAILAGIIPLALLQLKEVQRRESIDRHLPLFLLSLVSSIQSGSNLIQAILAVPERNMGNLGPLLQNLKANISWGMSLEDGFANFSKKAGTRMAKRVTVLLEIAFKNGGNISENLETIQKHVTELRNLEKERKSALQPYTYTIYIAYVVFIAITVILSSQFFTQIESVKNMLEESNMGGTSNIFAALSGVKINDLDAIMFNMSIIESIFGGLAAGKIGSGSYVSGIKHVIVMIIIAVIAFAVI, from the coding sequence ATGAAAAAAACAAGAACTATACAAAAAGAACTCAGCGACGAAATTCCAAAAATACCACGGATTCGAACCGAAAAGTTTCGCGTAGCTGTAATTTCAGGCATTGCCAGCTTGCTTGTGATCATCTTTAGCATATTGTATTTGTCAAGCTCGACTAGCCAGATTACTCAAGATGTTGGAATTATTTTTGCCATACTTGCAGGAATAATACCTCTTGCACTGTTACAGCTAAAGGAGGTACAGCGAAGAGAAAGCATCGACAGGCACCTCCCGTTGTTTTTACTATCATTGGTAAGCTCCATCCAGAGTGGCTCTAACCTAATTCAGGCAATCCTGGCGGTACCAGAACGAAACATGGGAAATTTGGGCCCATTGCTTCAAAATTTGAAGGCAAACATCAGTTGGGGCATGTCGCTTGAAGATGGGTTTGCAAATTTTTCAAAAAAGGCAGGAACCCGCATGGCAAAAAGAGTAACCGTTCTACTTGAGATAGCATTCAAAAACGGCGGAAACATATCAGAAAACCTCGAAACGATACAAAAACACGTAACTGAGCTAAGAAACTTGGAAAAAGAGCGCAAGTCGGCGCTGCAGCCCTATACGTACACCATATACATCGCATATGTGGTATTCATTGCCATAACGGTGATTCTATCATCGCAGTTCTTTACGCAGATCGAGTCAGTAAAGAACATGCTTGAGGAATCCAACATGGGAGGGACAAGCAACATCTTTGCAGCACTATCAGGTGTAAAGATCAACGACTTGGATGCGATCATGTTCAACATGTCTATAATAGAGTCCATCTTTGGAGGCCTCGCAGCAGGTAAAATTGGTAGCGGATCGTATGTTTCAGGAATAAAGCACGTAATAGTCATGATAATAATCGCAGTTATCGCATTTGCGGTAATTTAG
- a CDS encoding TrmB family transcriptional regulator, translating into MSVQKKQRTSLIHNEANNVMDAGLDASEDIQFEKIQMPYYNDLSAELSLILGLDNLETKIYLNLLRTGPITASALSKEINVDRAKTYRTIDKLSSNGIVSISFSSPKLCIAADPDEILSLTLKKKEEEIFKIKKDGKKIIDKIKEVSASDTKSNVPTFRIIQGLDNISSQVERMLETTTDIVYFVTTLEDISRLYHSGIPEKIKLTEKAGGTVRLIVDEVSPKMLPFVKRFGAREVRLGKLPSKGRIVVSKNCPMTGKLLMSDSAVRGTLHENVDSECALFTNSEEMTNSIFTLCTFIWRGADVIKM; encoded by the coding sequence ATGTCTGTTCAAAAAAAACAAAGAACATCGTTAATACACAATGAAGCCAACAATGTCATGGATGCAGGACTTGACGCATCTGAGGATATTCAGTTTGAGAAGATACAGATGCCATACTATAACGATCTATCAGCGGAGCTTTCGTTAATTTTAGGTCTGGATAATTTAGAAACAAAAATTTATTTGAATTTGCTGCGAACGGGGCCAATCACTGCAAGTGCACTATCAAAAGAGATCAACGTAGACCGCGCAAAGACATATCGCACAATTGACAAACTCTCAAGCAACGGAATAGTTTCGATCTCATTTTCATCGCCAAAGCTTTGCATTGCGGCAGATCCTGATGAAATATTATCGCTGACATTAAAGAAAAAGGAAGAAGAGATTTTCAAAATAAAAAAGGACGGCAAAAAGATCATAGATAAAATTAAAGAGGTAAGCGCCAGCGACACCAAATCAAACGTCCCGACATTCCGCATAATCCAGGGACTGGACAACATATCCTCGCAAGTAGAGCGCATGCTTGAGACCACAACTGACATTGTTTATTTTGTAACCACACTTGAAGACATTTCAAGACTATATCATTCAGGAATACCTGAGAAGATCAAACTTACTGAAAAGGCAGGAGGCACTGTGCGATTGATAGTAGACGAGGTCTCGCCAAAAATGCTTCCCTTTGTAAAGAGGTTTGGGGCAAGAGAAGTAAGACTTGGAAAACTCCCATCAAAAGGCAGAATAGTTGTATCCAAAAACTGTCCGATGACAGGCAAACTCTTGATGTCAGATTCTGCAGTAAGGGGAACGTTGCATGAGAACGTCGATTCAGAATGCGCACTGTTTACAAACTCGGAAGAAATGACAAACAGCATCTTTACACTGTGCACTTTCATTTGGAGAGGCGCAGATGTCATAAAGATGTAG
- the tpiA gene encoding triose-phosphate isomerase, whose protein sequence is MFIINYKNYEEIAGDKAVKLASVASNIAKKYKIKIAIAPPHHLLSAVKNYSGPVLSQHVDNSKTGSTTGFVVPELLKKSNISGSLINHSEHRIPGKDIIELVERLQKLKMITVVCVKDVAEAAKYAKLNPTYIAIEPPELIGSGKAVSTEKPELITKAVKAVRDAKNSTKLLCGAGIVSGQDVRKAMDLGSNGILVASGIVKAKNWNAIVEEFAKGMLKTRSKR, encoded by the coding sequence GTGTTTATAATAAATTACAAAAATTATGAAGAGATCGCAGGTGACAAGGCAGTAAAGCTAGCCTCAGTTGCATCAAATATAGCAAAAAAATACAAAATCAAAATTGCAATTGCACCACCGCATCACCTATTATCTGCAGTCAAAAACTATTCAGGCCCAGTGTTGTCCCAGCATGTAGACAATTCCAAGACTGGAAGCACGACTGGGTTTGTCGTTCCAGAACTGTTGAAAAAGTCAAACATAAGCGGCTCCCTAATCAACCACAGCGAGCACCGGATCCCAGGCAAGGACATCATTGAACTGGTAGAAAGGCTGCAAAAACTGAAAATGATCACAGTAGTTTGCGTCAAAGACGTTGCAGAGGCTGCAAAATACGCAAAGCTAAATCCCACATACATCGCAATAGAGCCACCTGAGCTGATCGGATCGGGAAAGGCAGTATCTACCGAAAAGCCAGAACTCATCACAAAGGCGGTGAAGGCAGTAAGAGATGCAAAAAACAGCACAAAATTACTGTGCGGTGCAGGCATTGTCAGCGGCCAGGATGTCAGAAAGGCAATGGATCTTGGCTCAAATGGAATACTTGTGGCAAGCGGCATAGTAAAGGCAAAGAACTGGAATGCGATTGTCGAGGAATTTGCAAAGGGAATGCTTAAAACACGTTCAAAGCGATAG
- a CDS encoding archaellin/type IV pilin N-terminal domain-containing protein, whose amino-acid sequence MNTNIDILRLHKSRRAVAPVIATLLLVAIAVVGGAIVFAYAQGFFSSSQISGKPTIEAVKIVGYDARAVDIIVNQNGANFGAGSGGDTDALKEVGENISVFIKNDSVQAITLSELRFGGSVYQFANPAPATVSALADGTYTIAGIGGGTVPDLISTSSVAEIQPGQTGSIVLALSEDMKSGRDTQFKITTTNGAVFVGTVVVGQQSG is encoded by the coding sequence ATGAATACAAACATCGACATACTACGACTTCACAAATCACGTAGAGCGGTTGCACCAGTAATAGCTACACTGTTGCTTGTTGCAATAGCAGTTGTTGGAGGAGCAATCGTATTTGCATATGCGCAAGGCTTTTTCAGCTCTTCGCAGATCAGTGGTAAACCAACCATTGAGGCAGTAAAAATTGTAGGATATGATGCCAGAGCAGTAGATATCATCGTAAACCAAAACGGAGCTAATTTTGGAGCTGGTTCTGGTGGAGACACAGATGCATTAAAAGAAGTAGGCGAAAACATATCTGTGTTCATCAAAAACGATAGCGTTCAGGCAATAACCCTGAGCGAACTAAGATTTGGTGGATCAGTGTATCAATTTGCCAATCCTGCCCCAGCTACTGTATCAGCACTTGCAGACGGCACATATACCATAGCAGGTATTGGAGGAGGCACTGTACCCGATCTTATCAGTACGAGCTCCGTTGCAGAAATCCAACCGGGTCAAACTGGAAGCATCGTTTTAGCACTAAGTGAAGACATGAAGTCCGGTAGAGACACACAATTCAAGATAACCACCACCAACGGTGCAGTATTTGTTGGCACTGTTGTTGTAGGTCAGCAGAGTGGTTAA
- a CDS encoding type II secretion system F family protein, whose protein sequence is MIGVLKSREIDGKKRQPSSFQVFSYRLLNRYLHFLYPRLPRLRENIRQSMMPVPFEVFVANMVLSSIIAAIVGLVATISASIVFNLTPVATIILILVGSIGCSGGTFAIMQVIPAINVKTRAAKLSEEIPHYIGYMATLCASGLSLEGIFKSIAKENAAEEVVRDAKFVTRNIEILGMDVVTAISDLIKRTPNGPYSELLEGAIITFRSGGNLREYFLATAKVHLEEKKISVKRSTESLGIMAELYTILLIVFPLMAVIMLSIMAIMNPNLGGFDLITLMNMLTYILVPLFGIVLLLMMNSMVPKR, encoded by the coding sequence TTGATCGGGGTTTTAAAATCAAGAGAGATTGATGGGAAAAAACGACAACCATCGTCATTTCAGGTCTTCAGCTACAGACTCCTAAACCGCTATCTTCATTTTCTTTATCCAAGACTGCCAAGGTTGAGAGAAAACATCAGGCAGTCAATGATGCCAGTTCCTTTTGAGGTTTTTGTGGCAAACATGGTTCTATCCAGCATAATTGCGGCAATTGTTGGACTTGTTGCCACAATATCGGCATCAATCGTGTTTAACCTCACACCGGTTGCAACAATAATCCTAATTCTTGTTGGAAGTATTGGTTGTTCTGGAGGCACGTTTGCTATCATGCAGGTAATACCTGCCATCAACGTAAAAACAAGGGCTGCAAAGCTAAGCGAAGAAATACCGCACTACATAGGATACATGGCAACGCTCTGTGCAAGCGGGCTGTCACTTGAGGGGATATTCAAATCAATTGCCAAAGAAAATGCGGCAGAAGAAGTCGTAAGGGACGCCAAATTTGTGACGCGAAACATAGAGATTTTGGGGATGGACGTCGTAACTGCGATTAGTGATTTAATCAAGAGAACTCCAAACGGGCCATATTCAGAATTACTAGAGGGCGCAATAATCACATTTAGATCAGGTGGAAATTTGAGAGAGTATTTTCTTGCAACGGCAAAAGTCCATCTTGAGGAAAAAAAAATCAGCGTAAAAAGATCAACGGAATCACTTGGCATAATGGCAGAATTGTACACTATTTTACTAATCGTGTTCCCGCTAATGGCAGTAATCATGCTCTCAATCATGGCAATAATGAACCCAAATCTAGGCGGCTTTGACTTGATTACCCTAATGAACATGCTCACATACATTCTTGTACCGCTTTTTGGGATAGTTTTGCTCTTAATGATGAACTCAATGGTGCCAAAGAGATAA
- a CDS encoding archaellin/type IV pilin N-terminal domain-containing protein: MYLTKKRGLSEIIATLLLLVITITGSAFLALIVQGGGFSASASNPLASAYPAYSIKMMGYDTRDAANLLEISSIDNKFDEKICTASCQGSADNIPTDVASGTEFIVLQIKNVSPNLVYIKSIQINGMLHLWDEQTGGKLFDASASDLSGNYPLNGKFSILQMSNLVQKSDNKLSEDEEIRLVLKLSKSISPDISLSKPIQVLINFGSTRATELVIVSGDTK; this comes from the coding sequence ATGTATTTGACAAAAAAACGCGGGCTCTCTGAAATTATTGCTACGTTGTTGTTACTTGTGATAACAATAACTGGTTCTGCCTTTTTGGCATTAATAGTTCAGGGCGGCGGTTTTAGTGCATCTGCATCAAACCCTCTGGCATCTGCATACCCTGCATACTCAATCAAAATGATGGGTTATGATACCAGAGATGCGGCAAATCTGCTTGAAATTTCTAGCATTGATAACAAATTTGATGAAAAGATTTGCACTGCAAGCTGCCAAGGTTCTGCAGATAACATCCCAACAGACGTGGCTTCTGGAACTGAATTCATTGTCTTGCAGATTAAAAATGTCAGCCCAAATCTGGTTTACATAAAAAGCATTCAGATAAATGGGATGCTGCATTTGTGGGATGAGCAAACCGGTGGAAAATTATTTGATGCAAGTGCCAGTGATTTGTCAGGCAACTATCCTCTCAATGGAAAATTCAGTATTCTTCAAATGTCAAATCTGGTGCAAAAATCTGACAACAAATTATCTGAAGATGAAGAAATACGCCTAGTCCTAAAACTAAGCAAGAGCATCAGTCCAGATATTTCGCTCTCAAAACCAATCCAAGTTCTCATTAATTTTGGCAGTACGCGGGCAACCGAACTTGTAATTGTGAGCGGGGATACAAAGTGA
- a CDS encoding TackOD1 domain-containing metal-binding protein: MAQKQALVHDPAAEVKEILCWQEENSQKISKILGRIKQNSNGVLLPEIDHYQGTLQYPILNEIGESVLNVDFLEKLSHKKLNLLERFVYNQFLICPDHKSSFLVNVRLCCPKCSSLDVNKLHLFEHKICGCIMEKTKFVGLQKSDSLRCPACSRTIKQPEKELRVPATWYFCNDCKDKFDNALINFHCKEFDHDFTIHDAQVVTAYGYALTNGASHLPLDHQKLKSEISKVLIKLGFTVDENYLIKGKSGHDHSIDIYGNNVKDQTVFILINETTDSEVDSKIIQIFDTSPKIALIIGLASITEKTKAIAAKYNVSIISSQNISEIISETEKILSNRIQKLDGAQSK; the protein is encoded by the coding sequence TTGGCTCAAAAGCAGGCCTTGGTTCATGACCCTGCGGCAGAAGTCAAGGAAATTCTATGCTGGCAGGAAGAAAACAGTCAGAAAATCTCAAAAATACTCGGCAGGATCAAACAGAATTCCAACGGCGTGCTCCTGCCTGAAATCGATCACTACCAAGGCACACTACAATATCCAATTTTGAACGAAATTGGAGAATCTGTTCTAAACGTGGATTTTCTTGAAAAACTCTCACACAAAAAACTAAACCTACTTGAAAGATTTGTTTACAATCAGTTTTTGATTTGCCCCGATCACAAATCGTCTTTTCTGGTCAATGTCCGGTTGTGCTGCCCGAAATGCAGTTCCCTTGATGTCAATAAACTGCATCTCTTTGAGCACAAAATCTGTGGATGTATAATGGAAAAAACAAAGTTTGTGGGCTTGCAGAAATCTGACAGTCTAAGATGCCCCGCTTGTAGCAGAACGATAAAACAACCGGAAAAAGAGCTGCGCGTACCTGCCACTTGGTATTTTTGTAATGATTGTAAGGACAAATTCGATAACGCGCTAATTAATTTTCATTGCAAGGAGTTTGATCATGACTTTACCATACATGATGCTCAGGTGGTAACGGCATACGGATACGCACTAACTAATGGCGCGTCTCATCTACCACTTGATCATCAAAAATTAAAAAGTGAAATCTCCAAAGTTCTAATAAAACTCGGCTTTACCGTAGATGAAAATTACCTCATAAAGGGAAAAAGCGGTCATGATCACAGCATTGACATCTATGGAAACAATGTCAAGGATCAAACTGTATTCATTCTAATAAATGAGACAACTGACTCTGAGGTGGACTCTAAAATAATTCAAATATTTGACACCTCACCAAAAATCGCGCTAATCATCGGCCTTGCATCTATAACTGAAAAAACAAAAGCGATTGCAGCAAAATATAATGTTTCAATAATCTCGTCACAGAACATCAGTGAAATAATATCCGAAACTGAGAAAATACTTTCCAACAGAATTCAAAAGCTGGACGGCGCACAAAGTAAATGA
- a CDS encoding DNA-directed DNA polymerase I, with translation MSSQEIQVTSFPPSLLVSATYDSQKKAAVLKFYNPESQKIILWTDETGHKPYCYSKLNPEELGFISSRKDVLKIDQIKRKDLLRDQDILVSKIIVDDPLAIGGTQTDKSIRNIIETWESDIKYYENYLYDRELIVGRYYKAEGGKIAPHNFELADDVNLALKSLLLDASTTKGIVNSKEFQEYVTQWADLLNQPVPKIKRVSFDIEVESEIGRIPDPKIAEKKVTAVGFEDSDGLKQVFVLRKNGSIDGKSDIPSDVKVVFYAENEEKKMIEDSFRFIAGYPFVITYNGDDFDMPYLYNRAERLGIKNSENPFYMMRDSATLKQGVHIDLYRTMSNRSFQIYAFSHKYTDFSLNSVSLALLGESKIDYGVELDRLENYQLAHYCYNDARLTYNLTSFNNDLLMKLLVVISRIARMPIDDIARMGVSQWIRSLLYYEHRHRNALIPRREEIDAKSQGVLNDAVIKDKKYRGGLVVDPTEGIHFNVTVMDFASLYPSIIKVRNLSYETVRCPHEECKKNTIPDTNHWVCTKYNGITSLLIGSLRDLRVNYYKSLSKKAKTEEQRQLYTVVSQALKVILNASYGVMGAEIFPLYFLPAAEATTAIGRYIIMETIKKCQANGIEVLYGDSVLPDTPVTIRRKDGNIDVVPIESLMPKTVRSTRYDKFGDIDVLTEKGFTKIKYVYKHKVKKNGYRILTRKGFVECTEDHSLIVNGKEVRPSALKIGDEINLVPFKAESNVTVNPDLGWLFGIFIAEGTCSIHSYEKNAKYSWRIVNQDKKILLKAQKIMQSHLGLETTIIDIRKSSATYGLTPKGDSKLLVDYFRFLCYRGDEKAVPQIILNADIAAKKAFLSGMLDGDGNTDKNGLTTLNHIHKSVLSGIISILEQLEVEYSLQIRKDKQNVCRVRIIMDKKDSHIKQSNIIKKIEMFSINGHVYDLETKNHHFCGGLGNVLLHNTDSLFIKNTTHEQIQKVIDDTKIEQGVDLEVDKDYRYVVLSNRKKNYLGVTKDGKVDVKGLTGKKSHTPPFIRNLFYELLDVLSKVQTAGDFENAKKQISEKITACATKVKEKKIPIAELAFNVMISKSLSEYDKTIPQHIRAAKLLEQTREIKRGDIISYVKTINKPGVKPVEMARQDEIDSAKYMEFMESTLDQITSSMDLDFDTMIGKPKQTGLDQFFWR, from the coding sequence ATGTCATCACAAGAGATTCAAGTAACATCGTTTCCGCCATCGCTTCTTGTTTCTGCAACATATGACAGCCAGAAAAAAGCGGCTGTTCTAAAATTTTACAATCCTGAATCCCAAAAAATAATTTTGTGGACGGACGAGACTGGCCACAAGCCGTATTGTTATTCAAAATTAAATCCAGAAGAACTTGGGTTTATCTCATCAAGAAAGGACGTGCTGAAAATTGATCAGATAAAGCGCAAAGACCTGCTGCGCGACCAGGACATCTTGGTCTCAAAAATAATAGTAGATGATCCACTTGCAATAGGCGGAACACAGACAGATAAGAGCATCAGAAACATCATTGAGACTTGGGAATCAGACATCAAGTATTATGAAAATTATTTGTATGATAGAGAATTAATTGTAGGGAGATATTACAAGGCAGAAGGCGGAAAAATAGCTCCGCATAATTTTGAACTTGCAGATGATGTAAATCTGGCACTGAAGAGCTTGCTGCTTGATGCAAGCACTACAAAGGGAATCGTAAACTCAAAAGAGTTCCAAGAATATGTGACACAGTGGGCAGATCTTCTAAACCAACCAGTCCCAAAAATAAAACGAGTCAGCTTTGACATCGAAGTTGAATCAGAAATAGGAAGGATTCCAGACCCAAAGATTGCAGAAAAAAAAGTAACTGCAGTAGGGTTTGAGGATTCAGACGGCCTAAAGCAGGTCTTCGTGTTGAGGAAAAACGGCTCGATTGACGGGAAAAGCGACATTCCAAGTGACGTAAAGGTCGTATTTTACGCAGAAAACGAGGAAAAAAAGATGATAGAAGACTCGTTTCGATTCATCGCAGGCTATCCTTTTGTGATAACATACAACGGCGATGATTTTGATATGCCGTACCTGTACAACCGCGCAGAACGGCTTGGGATAAAAAATTCTGAAAACCCGTTTTACATGATGCGTGACTCTGCCACGCTAAAGCAGGGAGTCCACATCGATTTGTACCGCACCATGTCAAACAGATCATTTCAGATTTACGCGTTTAGCCACAAGTACACTGACTTTTCATTAAACAGCGTCTCACTTGCCTTGCTTGGAGAGTCAAAAATTGATTATGGGGTAGAACTAGACAGACTGGAAAATTACCAGCTTGCCCATTACTGCTACAACGACGCAAGGCTCACGTACAATCTTACAAGCTTTAACAACGATTTGCTGATGAAATTGCTAGTCGTAATATCAAGGATCGCAAGGATGCCAATTGATGACATAGCAAGGATGGGGGTATCCCAGTGGATTAGGAGTCTCCTGTATTACGAACACAGACACAGAAATGCACTAATCCCGAGAAGAGAAGAAATCGACGCAAAATCCCAAGGAGTCTTAAACGACGCGGTGATCAAAGACAAAAAGTACCGTGGCGGACTGGTAGTTGACCCGACAGAAGGAATCCACTTTAACGTCACTGTTATGGATTTTGCCAGCCTGTATCCAAGTATCATAAAAGTAAGAAATCTTTCATATGAAACTGTAAGGTGCCCGCACGAAGAGTGCAAGAAAAATACAATCCCAGATACAAACCATTGGGTATGCACAAAATACAACGGAATCACATCATTATTGATTGGCTCGCTAAGAGACCTTCGGGTAAACTATTACAAGAGCCTGTCAAAAAAGGCAAAGACTGAGGAACAAAGGCAACTATACACAGTAGTCAGCCAAGCGCTTAAGGTAATTTTGAATGCAAGCTACGGGGTGATGGGTGCTGAGATATTTCCGCTTTACTTTCTTCCTGCGGCAGAGGCAACAACTGCAATCGGCAGGTACATCATTATGGAGACAATTAAAAAATGCCAGGCAAATGGAATTGAAGTACTATATGGCGACAGCGTACTTCCAGATACTCCAGTTACAATTCGCAGAAAAGATGGAAACATCGATGTGGTGCCAATAGAATCACTCATGCCGAAAACTGTCCGCAGTACAAGGTATGACAAATTTGGCGACATTGACGTGCTAACAGAGAAAGGATTTACCAAAATCAAATACGTCTACAAGCACAAGGTAAAGAAAAACGGTTACCGAATTCTTACAAGAAAGGGATTTGTGGAATGCACTGAGGATCACAGCCTAATAGTAAATGGAAAGGAAGTCAGACCATCTGCTCTAAAAATAGGTGACGAGATAAATCTAGTTCCATTCAAGGCAGAGTCCAATGTTACTGTAAATCCAGACTTGGGATGGCTGTTTGGAATTTTCATTGCTGAAGGTACATGCAGCATACACAGTTATGAAAAAAATGCAAAATATTCATGGAGAATAGTAAATCAAGATAAAAAAATTCTGCTAAAGGCACAAAAAATAATGCAGAGTCATTTAGGATTAGAAACTACAATTATCGACATACGTAAAAGTTCAGCCACGTATGGCCTGACTCCAAAGGGCGACAGCAAATTACTTGTGGATTATTTCAGATTTCTTTGTTATCGTGGAGACGAGAAGGCAGTTCCACAAATAATATTGAATGCAGACATTGCTGCAAAGAAGGCATTTCTAAGCGGAATGCTAGACGGCGACGGCAACACCGATAAAAACGGATTGACGACGCTTAATCATATTCACAAGTCAGTGCTATCTGGAATAATATCAATACTAGAACAGTTAGAAGTAGAATATTCACTACAGATTAGAAAGGACAAGCAAAACGTTTGCAGAGTCAGAATAATCATGGACAAAAAAGATTCGCACATAAAGCAATCAAACATCATCAAGAAAATTGAGATGTTTTCCATAAACGGACATGTGTATGATTTGGAAACAAAAAACCACCACTTTTGTGGAGGATTAGGAAATGTCTTACTCCACAACACAGATTCATTGTTTATCAAAAACACAACACATGAACAGATTCAGAAAGTAATCGACGATACAAAGATAGAGCAAGGAGTAGACTTGGAGGTGGATAAGGACTATCGATATGTCGTATTGAGCAACAGGAAAAAGAACTATCTTGGAGTAACAAAAGACGGCAAAGTAGACGTCAAGGGCCTAACTGGAAAGAAGTCACATACGCCGCCATTTATCAGAAATCTGTTCTACGAACTGCTTGATGTATTGTCCAAGGTCCAGACTGCAGGCGATTTCGAAAACGCAAAAAAGCAAATCAGCGAAAAAATCACAGCGTGTGCAACCAAGGTAAAGGAAAAGAAAATTCCAATTGCAGAGCTTGCATTTAATGTAATGATAAGCAAATCGCTATCAGAGTATGACAAAACCATCCCCCAGCACATTCGCGCAGCAAAACTACTGGAACAGACTAGGGAGATAAAGCGAGGCGACATCATATCATACGTAAAGACGATCAACAAGCCAGGGGTAAAGCCAGTAGAGATGGCGCGTCAAGACGAGATTGATTCTGCAAAGTACATGGAGTTTATGGAAAGCACGCTGGATCAGATAACATCATCAATGGACCTTGACTTTGACACGATGATTGGCAAGCCAAAGCAAACCGGCCTTGACCAGTTCTTCTGGAGATGA